The following proteins are encoded in a genomic region of Nicotiana sylvestris chromosome 4, ASM39365v2, whole genome shotgun sequence:
- the LOC104243485 gene encoding uncharacterized protein, with protein sequence MAYVERGVVKSKRSIWRLKTITDFFWSIINFISVFFATMFSMEKTDAYRKGSGSSKKWDGGGPGGPGSGPYGGGPRGPPRGLDNVRGIDHSSLPACGSCCG encoded by the exons GTGTGGTAAAATCCAAACGTTCTATATGGCGATTGAAGACTATCACTGATTTCTTTTGGTCCATCATCAACTTCATTAGCGTGTTTTTTGCAACTATGTTTTCG ATGGAAAAAACAGATGCCTACAGAAAAGGTTCAGGATCCAGCAAGAAGTGGGATGGGGGCGGTCCTGGAGGTCCTGGAAGTGGTCCATATGGTGGTGGTCCACGTGGGCCACCTCGTGGATTGGATAATGTCCGAGGCATTGACCACA GCTCTCTTCCTGCCTGTGGTTCTTGCTGCGGATAA